The following proteins come from a genomic window of Nocardiopsis sp. YSL2:
- a CDS encoding RNA 2'-phosphotransferase yields the protein MQARFTPSALAAQLTRVKGGAPPPLDSLELSNRELRDFVEQEFPELAHLLLWIGYDSLDEAIRDWVRLRSRSWVSSVVIVPQGTKTLFQQWRDVLGDSVSSALAFEALVFESNLCRLAAQAAQNRYPGMHYAKTLHVVRQRVALCLWAMALQINWRRPVVFCRLLRLTRVYLADIVHNSSQTDSQGRYQFSGRLGQSSVLIARFEPVSNADLQESAKQIDHSILEGNSAEDAVPYLLESYLRLHDNTGDREYLGHAIKVDQRHAPTCQRNAAWLLNLAEVWLRLADGRPQDQRNQNYFDEAERTLVLVKDAKPDEEVRQAILRCVLSKARRAPRMLPFLHLELRHLKNHFGIGEHFHRFAGKGDLPAASLPGALVDELEQRFASSTDPLVRRLLSNCLRAYADLPRVPEEERRNRLRQAIRLQEGDNNSFPLTDELSRLRHADDLLELSYLDGDRSLWRVGISRLVKEASRHTTSSVPLVRLGRDAERGGAVTPKDKGKLLHDLGSVNDAKRWVRAVAERDANFFYREAAQRASGSPDLVHHNLGGRSNVMTVEDYLGFTSSTLVFKPTSQVCFNRDEEASAAVSRTLAEMDSNGQFGISEYITTIPYEKTLYRQPKRANLQEHEIVTVRRFEHGQVLANLLSAENPELSLKLLKRTAIFLAYTHSSRGLQRGVGKVRSRVRNEVRQWLRGMLTNHPTEVVNATFDDWWSLLARLDLPAVRRRDAHAFNWLVTDDERIIAVDLEAADYRPLGYELAQMTDDVPALPVNRWDLRRQIVETYLHALSHSTGEDLSDLLERVWESYRVSLLARVVRGLSSGDGSPGAREHAEALLDEMSTRPEWGESHTFATRLRQGWAERRGTYDHAPLRGLREGRRRRISRTLAYLLRHNRELPMDNYGWARLEDVAQMLAVSYSRLNVSEDELIRVSLAVDETRFDVRNGRIRALYGHSRNVCTDHEPSTPDSALYHSTAMSSLQAVLERGEGLLPMSRQWVHMTTDRDTAIRVGRRHGPSVLLALEDPIAHGLICRFAGGTTWLVGQVPSPALRVVPLYELFATI from the coding sequence TTGCAAGCACGTTTCACCCCATCAGCCCTGGCAGCACAACTCACCAGGGTGAAAGGCGGCGCGCCCCCACCTCTCGACTCCCTTGAGCTTTCCAACCGTGAACTCAGGGACTTCGTGGAACAAGAATTTCCCGAGCTCGCCCATCTCCTGCTCTGGATCGGCTACGATTCCCTTGACGAAGCCATCCGAGATTGGGTCAGACTCCGCAGTCGGTCCTGGGTATCGAGCGTGGTCATCGTTCCCCAAGGAACCAAGACGCTGTTTCAGCAGTGGCGCGATGTCTTGGGCGACTCTGTCAGCAGTGCCCTCGCTTTCGAAGCCCTCGTCTTCGAGAGCAACCTGTGCAGGCTGGCGGCGCAAGCAGCCCAGAACCGTTACCCGGGTATGCACTACGCCAAGACCCTTCACGTGGTCCGGCAGCGTGTGGCCCTATGCCTGTGGGCCATGGCCCTGCAAATCAACTGGCGACGTCCCGTGGTGTTCTGCAGGCTCCTGCGCCTGACACGAGTCTATCTGGCGGACATCGTGCACAACAGCAGCCAGACCGACAGTCAGGGTCGCTACCAGTTTTCTGGGCGGCTGGGGCAGTCCTCGGTCCTGATCGCCAGGTTCGAGCCCGTGAGCAACGCCGATCTTCAAGAGTCGGCCAAACAGATCGACCATTCGATCCTAGAAGGCAATTCCGCCGAGGACGCAGTCCCCTATCTCCTCGAGTCCTACCTCCGACTGCACGACAACACCGGAGACCGCGAGTACCTAGGTCATGCCATAAAGGTCGACCAACGCCACGCCCCAACCTGCCAACGCAACGCTGCTTGGCTTCTGAACCTCGCCGAAGTGTGGTTGAGGTTGGCGGATGGGCGCCCCCAGGACCAGCGGAACCAGAACTACTTCGACGAGGCCGAGCGGACCCTCGTCTTGGTGAAGGATGCGAAACCGGACGAGGAGGTCCGACAGGCAATCCTGCGGTGTGTGCTGTCGAAGGCCCGCAGGGCGCCCCGTATGCTGCCCTTCCTTCACCTTGAGCTGCGGCACCTGAAGAACCACTTCGGTATCGGTGAGCACTTCCACAGGTTCGCCGGGAAAGGAGACCTCCCTGCCGCCTCGCTCCCGGGTGCACTGGTAGATGAACTCGAACAGCGCTTCGCTTCCTCGACCGACCCCCTCGTTCGAAGATTGCTTTCCAACTGCCTGCGCGCCTACGCAGATCTACCCAGAGTCCCGGAAGAAGAGCGAAGGAACCGGCTCCGCCAGGCCATCCGGCTCCAAGAAGGCGACAACAACTCCTTTCCGCTTACCGATGAGCTCAGCAGACTGCGCCACGCGGACGATCTCCTGGAACTGTCCTACCTGGACGGGGACCGGAGTCTGTGGAGGGTCGGGATCAGCCGACTTGTCAAAGAGGCGTCACGTCACACGACCTCCAGTGTGCCGTTGGTCCGGCTCGGACGGGATGCCGAACGGGGCGGCGCGGTCACCCCCAAGGACAAGGGCAAGTTGCTGCACGATCTTGGCAGCGTCAACGACGCCAAGCGATGGGTCCGGGCCGTAGCCGAACGCGACGCAAACTTCTTCTACCGAGAGGCGGCTCAGCGAGCAAGCGGCAGTCCGGATCTGGTCCACCATAACCTGGGAGGGCGCAGCAACGTCATGACTGTCGAGGACTACCTGGGTTTCACCAGCTCCACCCTGGTGTTCAAACCTACCTCCCAGGTCTGTTTCAACCGAGATGAGGAAGCCTCGGCGGCGGTGAGCCGCACCTTAGCCGAGATGGATTCAAATGGCCAATTCGGTATCAGTGAGTACATCACCACCATTCCCTATGAGAAGACCTTGTACCGTCAGCCCAAGCGCGCCAATCTACAGGAACACGAGATCGTTACCGTTCGCCGGTTCGAGCACGGCCAGGTATTAGCTAACTTGCTGTCCGCCGAGAATCCCGAACTGTCGCTAAAGTTGCTGAAGCGCACAGCGATCTTCCTCGCCTACACCCACAGTTCCCGTGGCCTTCAGAGAGGTGTGGGGAAGGTACGCAGCAGGGTGCGCAACGAAGTCCGCCAGTGGTTGCGCGGCATGCTGACCAACCACCCGACGGAAGTAGTCAATGCGACATTCGACGACTGGTGGTCCCTCCTCGCCCGTCTCGATCTTCCCGCAGTCCGCCGCCGGGACGCACACGCCTTCAATTGGCTGGTCACGGACGACGAACGGATCATCGCGGTCGATTTGGAGGCGGCGGACTACCGGCCCCTCGGGTACGAACTAGCCCAGATGACCGATGACGTCCCGGCACTGCCTGTGAACCGATGGGACCTGCGCCGTCAGATAGTCGAGACGTACCTGCACGCTCTCTCCCACAGTACCGGCGAAGACCTCTCCGACCTCTTGGAGAGGGTGTGGGAGTCCTACCGTGTATCCCTGCTGGCCCGCGTGGTCCGAGGGCTTAGCTCCGGAGACGGTTCGCCCGGTGCTCGTGAACACGCCGAGGCACTACTGGACGAGATGAGCACGCGTCCAGAGTGGGGGGAGAGCCACACCTTCGCTACCCGGTTGCGCCAAGGCTGGGCCGAGCGTCGTGGCACCTACGACCATGCCCCGTTGCGGGGACTGAGGGAAGGGCGCCGACGCCGGATCAGCCGTACGCTCGCCTACCTGTTGCGGCACAACAGAGAACTGCCCATGGACAATTACGGCTGGGCGCGCCTGGAGGACGTGGCGCAAATGCTGGCCGTCTCTTATAGTCGGTTGAATGTCTCCGAGGACGAGTTGATCCGAGTCTCCCTAGCAGTGGATGAGACCCGTTTTGATGTACGAAACGGCAGGATACGTGCCCTATACGGGCACTCGCGGAATGTATGCACCGACCATGAACCCAGCACCCCAGACAGCGCCCTTTACCACTCCACGGCTATGTCTTCGCTCCAGGCAGTTCTCGAACGAGGTGAGGGGCTGCTCCCTATGTCACGCCAGTGGGTCCACATGACAACTGACCGTGACACGGCCATCCGGGTAGGACGCCGACACGGCCCTTCCGTGCTCCTGGCCTTGGAGGACCCGATCGCCCATGGTCTGATCTGCCGTTTCGCGGGAGGCACCACCTGGCTGGTGGGGCAGGTCCCCTCGCCCGCACTGAGAGTGGTTCCGCTCTACGAACTGTTCGCCACAATCTGA
- a CDS encoding pentapeptide repeat-containing protein: MTGLAWLVLETPRWEPPDDLTPKGLEAITTRAFAIVAGLGGVALLVIAYRRQRAVEAEAQRAELTVVREDTKLFNERFTTAYSELGSEHAAVRLGAIHALAHLADDAPSDELVQMVIDVLCAYLRMPYDLAPDPLPKKTTTARREEHRARKLDFAAFREVRHTVIRVIGNHLREPTRWRGRNYDFTGVEFDGGSFHGAEFTGGYVSFRFARFKGRMSFDGVTFSGGQVSFDGADFCGERVSFRFARFAGSQVYFRFSTLSCQVSFENAKFISGQVKFDRARFASELVRFDRSAFVGGQLSFDLVRFIKGRVDFNGARFTGGSLGFKGARFSGSQVDFSGAEFSGSQVDFSLAVFSGGEVTFSGSSFSGSQVSFSGAGFSGSQVKFRLAVFSGGHVSFRNSVFSGGQVSFIDAVGTPPSGLLGSLEKGGSQVIVLPALWKNRQGGQGLK, encoded by the coding sequence ATGACTGGCTTGGCCTGGCTCGTATTGGAGACCCCTCGCTGGGAGCCCCCCGACGACCTGACCCCGAAGGGCCTGGAAGCGATCACCACCCGCGCCTTTGCAATCGTTGCCGGTTTGGGAGGCGTCGCGCTGTTGGTTATCGCCTATCGGCGCCAGCGCGCCGTCGAAGCTGAGGCGCAGAGAGCGGAGTTGACGGTTGTTCGTGAAGACACCAAGCTGTTCAACGAGCGCTTTACCACCGCCTACAGCGAGCTCGGAAGTGAGCACGCGGCTGTGCGCTTGGGTGCCATCCATGCCCTGGCGCACCTGGCTGACGATGCGCCCTCCGATGAGCTGGTGCAGATGGTAATCGACGTTTTGTGCGCGTATCTGCGTATGCCCTACGATCTCGCACCCGATCCGCTTCCCAAGAAAACTACCACGGCGCGGCGTGAGGAACACCGCGCACGCAAACTGGATTTTGCCGCGTTCCGGGAAGTGCGCCATACTGTCATCCGTGTCATTGGCAACCACCTACGCGAACCTACTCGATGGCGTGGCAGGAATTACGACTTCACTGGTGTGGAATTTGACGGCGGCAGCTTCCACGGTGCTGAGTTTACGGGCGGATACGTTTCATTCCGTTTCGCAAGGTTCAAAGGTCGAATGTCCTTCGATGGAGTTACGTTCAGCGGTGGCCAAGTCAGCTTTGACGGTGCCGATTTTTGTGGAGAACGGGTGTCCTTTCGCTTCGCTAGGTTCGCCGGATCTCAAGTGTATTTCCGATTTTCTACTCTCAGTTGTCAGGTGAGCTTTGAAAATGCCAAGTTTATCTCCGGCCAAGTAAAATTTGATCGGGCTAGATTCGCCAGTGAGCTTGTGCGCTTCGATCGTTCCGCATTCGTCGGCGGCCAACTTTCTTTCGATCTCGTGAGATTCATTAAGGGTCGAGTTGACTTTAATGGTGCAAGGTTCACCGGGGGCTCTTTGGGTTTCAAGGGTGCTCGTTTTTCTGGCAGTCAGGTGGACTTCAGTGGCGCTGAATTTTCGGGTAGCCAAGTGGACTTTAGTCTTGCTGTTTTCTCCGGCGGTGAAGTGACATTTAGTGGTTCTTCGTTCTCTGGAAGTCAGGTTAGCTTTAGTGGCGCTGGATTTTCGGGTAGTCAAGTGAAGTTCCGCCTCGCCGTGTTCTCTGGTGGGCATGTGAGCTTCAGAAATTCCGTGTTCTCGGGTGGTCAGGTGAGCTTCATTGATGCAGTAGGAACGCCTCCATCTGGTCTCTTGGGATCTCTTGAGAAAGGAGGTTCCCAAGTAATCGTTCTTCCTGCCCTATGGAAGAATAGACAGGGCGGACAAGGTTTGAAGTGA